In a single window of the Neodiprion virginianus isolate iyNeoVirg1 chromosome 1, iyNeoVirg1.1, whole genome shotgun sequence genome:
- the LOC124310173 gene encoding bifunctional peptidase and arginyl-hydroxylase JMJD5 isoform X2: MDITWLCAKDFPLSEALLVDIESNSPLEIKVHLTLICRKLWASMNSTKIILTYKWLQDAIVTVEACLDRTWESLNSGCWKEVSIHYKYCYTFCTIIKSVLLLTQHKCKDAPTKSRIAQLKTFEDTILQIDKELKGKKCLKVENLMTFGCRALQRTELPGLSLVLHYHQPSMEAFYKDIFHPKIPAVLKGCMEHWKALELWRNPEYLLKIAGVRTVPIEIGSHYTAEDWTQRLLTFSEFIVSYMTSDTPPKLGYLAQHELFNQIPELMDDIAVPDYCNFTDSGVDAKSPDINAWLGPKGTISPLHFDPKNNLLCQVFGHKEVILFHPQQTSNLYPYKTKLLTNTARVDPTKPDFQKWPKFEKAIGMTSTLGPGEMLFIPPGWWHHVTALSQSFSVSFWWD, encoded by the exons ATGGATATTACTTGGCTGTGTGCAAAGGATTTCCCATTATCTGAGGCTCTTTTGGTTGATATTGAGAGCAACAGCCCACTTGAAATCAAGGTTCACTTAACACTGATCTGTAGAAAATTGTGGGCTTCTATGAATTCCACCAA GATTATCCTAACATACAAGTGGTTACAAGATGCGATAGTAACCGTGGAAGCTTGCCTCGATCGCACTTGGGAATCGCTAAACTCTGGTTGCTGGAAGGAAGTATCGATCCATTACAAATATTGTTACACGTTTTGTACCATTATAAAG TCGGTGTTATTGCTAACGCAACACAAGTGTAAGGATGCGCCGACAAAGTCAAGAATTGCACAGCTGAAAACATTTGAAGACACCATACTGCAAATTGATAAAG AACTAAAGGGGAAAAAGTGTTTGAAGGTTGAAAATCTGATGACATTTGGCTGCCGTGCTCTTCAAAGGACTGAGCTTCCAGGGCTTTCTCTAGTTCTTCATTACCATCAGCCGTCCATGGAGGCATTTTATAAGgatatttttcatccgaaAATACCTGCTGTTTTGAaag GGTGCATGGAACATTGGAAAGCCCTGGAACTTTGGagaaatcctgaatatttaCTAAAAATTGCCGGAGTAAGAACTGTACCAATTGAAATCGGTTCTCATTACACTGCAGAAGATTGGACTCAGCGTCTGCTCACTTTCTCAGAATTTATTGTATCATATATGACATCCGATACACCGCCAAAGCTAGGATATCTAGCGCAGCACGAATTATTCAATCAA ATACCAGAGTTGATGGACGACATCGCTGTGCCGGATTATTGTAATTTCACTGATAGCGGGGTCGATGCTAAATCACCAGATATTAACGCATGGCTAGGGCCGAAAGGCACTATCTCGCCTTTGCACTTTGACCCAAAAAATAATCTTCTCTGCCAG GTATTCGGGCATAAGGAAGTCATACTGTTTCATCCTCAGCAAACCTCCAATTTATATCCTTACAAAACTAAACTCCTGACTAATACAGCTCGTGTGGACCCTACAAAACCGGACTTTCAAAAGTGGCCCAAATTCGAGAAGGCTATCGGCATGACGTCTACTCTGGGCCCTGGTGAGATGTTGTTTATTCCACCAGGGTGGTGGCATCACGTCACTGCATTGTCCCAGAGTTTCTCCGTCAGTTTCTGGTGGGATTGA
- the LOC124310173 gene encoding bifunctional peptidase and arginyl-hydroxylase JMJD5 isoform X3 — translation MDIYPQFQCFFRIILTYKWLQDAIVTVEACLDRTWESLNSGCWKEVSIHYKYCYTFCTIIKSVLLLTQHKCKDAPTKSRIAQLKTFEDTILQIDKGILLGSPPLSDPELLTTVACKLTSLIHELKGKKCLKVENLMTFGCRALQRTELPGLSLVLHYHQPSMEAFYKDIFHPKIPAVLKGCMEHWKALELWRNPEYLLKIAGVRTVPIEIGSHYTAEDWTQRLLTFSEFIVSYMTSDTPPKLGYLAQHELFNQIPELMDDIAVPDYCNFTDSGVDAKSPDINAWLGPKGTISPLHFDPKNNLLCQVFGHKEVILFHPQQTSNLYPYKTKLLTNTARVDPTKPDFQKWPKFEKAIGMTSTLGPGEMLFIPPGWWHHVTALSQSFSVSFWWD, via the exons ATGGATATTTACCCGCAATTCCAATGCTTCTTCAG GATTATCCTAACATACAAGTGGTTACAAGATGCGATAGTAACCGTGGAAGCTTGCCTCGATCGCACTTGGGAATCGCTAAACTCTGGTTGCTGGAAGGAAGTATCGATCCATTACAAATATTGTTACACGTTTTGTACCATTATAAAG TCGGTGTTATTGCTAACGCAACACAAGTGTAAGGATGCGCCGACAAAGTCAAGAATTGCACAGCTGAAAACATTTGAAGACACCATACTGCAAATTGATAAAGGTATACTACTAGGATCTCCGCCTTTATCTGATCCAGAGTTACTCACCACTGTTGCTTGCAAATTGACCTCACTTATCCATG AACTAAAGGGGAAAAAGTGTTTGAAGGTTGAAAATCTGATGACATTTGGCTGCCGTGCTCTTCAAAGGACTGAGCTTCCAGGGCTTTCTCTAGTTCTTCATTACCATCAGCCGTCCATGGAGGCATTTTATAAGgatatttttcatccgaaAATACCTGCTGTTTTGAaag GGTGCATGGAACATTGGAAAGCCCTGGAACTTTGGagaaatcctgaatatttaCTAAAAATTGCCGGAGTAAGAACTGTACCAATTGAAATCGGTTCTCATTACACTGCAGAAGATTGGACTCAGCGTCTGCTCACTTTCTCAGAATTTATTGTATCATATATGACATCCGATACACCGCCAAAGCTAGGATATCTAGCGCAGCACGAATTATTCAATCAA ATACCAGAGTTGATGGACGACATCGCTGTGCCGGATTATTGTAATTTCACTGATAGCGGGGTCGATGCTAAATCACCAGATATTAACGCATGGCTAGGGCCGAAAGGCACTATCTCGCCTTTGCACTTTGACCCAAAAAATAATCTTCTCTGCCAG GTATTCGGGCATAAGGAAGTCATACTGTTTCATCCTCAGCAAACCTCCAATTTATATCCTTACAAAACTAAACTCCTGACTAATACAGCTCGTGTGGACCCTACAAAACCGGACTTTCAAAAGTGGCCCAAATTCGAGAAGGCTATCGGCATGACGTCTACTCTGGGCCCTGGTGAGATGTTGTTTATTCCACCAGGGTGGTGGCATCACGTCACTGCATTGTCCCAGAGTTTCTCCGTCAGTTTCTGGTGGGATTGA
- the LOC124310173 gene encoding bifunctional peptidase and arginyl-hydroxylase JMJD5 isoform X1, which translates to MDITWLCAKDFPLSEALLVDIESNSPLEIKVHLTLICRKLWASMNSTKIILTYKWLQDAIVTVEACLDRTWESLNSGCWKEVSIHYKYCYTFCTIIKSVLLLTQHKCKDAPTKSRIAQLKTFEDTILQIDKGILLGSPPLSDPELLTTVACKLTSLIHELKGKKCLKVENLMTFGCRALQRTELPGLSLVLHYHQPSMEAFYKDIFHPKIPAVLKGCMEHWKALELWRNPEYLLKIAGVRTVPIEIGSHYTAEDWTQRLLTFSEFIVSYMTSDTPPKLGYLAQHELFNQIPELMDDIAVPDYCNFTDSGVDAKSPDINAWLGPKGTISPLHFDPKNNLLCQVFGHKEVILFHPQQTSNLYPYKTKLLTNTARVDPTKPDFQKWPKFEKAIGMTSTLGPGEMLFIPPGWWHHVTALSQSFSVSFWWD; encoded by the exons ATGGATATTACTTGGCTGTGTGCAAAGGATTTCCCATTATCTGAGGCTCTTTTGGTTGATATTGAGAGCAACAGCCCACTTGAAATCAAGGTTCACTTAACACTGATCTGTAGAAAATTGTGGGCTTCTATGAATTCCACCAA GATTATCCTAACATACAAGTGGTTACAAGATGCGATAGTAACCGTGGAAGCTTGCCTCGATCGCACTTGGGAATCGCTAAACTCTGGTTGCTGGAAGGAAGTATCGATCCATTACAAATATTGTTACACGTTTTGTACCATTATAAAG TCGGTGTTATTGCTAACGCAACACAAGTGTAAGGATGCGCCGACAAAGTCAAGAATTGCACAGCTGAAAACATTTGAAGACACCATACTGCAAATTGATAAAGGTATACTACTAGGATCTCCGCCTTTATCTGATCCAGAGTTACTCACCACTGTTGCTTGCAAATTGACCTCACTTATCCATG AACTAAAGGGGAAAAAGTGTTTGAAGGTTGAAAATCTGATGACATTTGGCTGCCGTGCTCTTCAAAGGACTGAGCTTCCAGGGCTTTCTCTAGTTCTTCATTACCATCAGCCGTCCATGGAGGCATTTTATAAGgatatttttcatccgaaAATACCTGCTGTTTTGAaag GGTGCATGGAACATTGGAAAGCCCTGGAACTTTGGagaaatcctgaatatttaCTAAAAATTGCCGGAGTAAGAACTGTACCAATTGAAATCGGTTCTCATTACACTGCAGAAGATTGGACTCAGCGTCTGCTCACTTTCTCAGAATTTATTGTATCATATATGACATCCGATACACCGCCAAAGCTAGGATATCTAGCGCAGCACGAATTATTCAATCAA ATACCAGAGTTGATGGACGACATCGCTGTGCCGGATTATTGTAATTTCACTGATAGCGGGGTCGATGCTAAATCACCAGATATTAACGCATGGCTAGGGCCGAAAGGCACTATCTCGCCTTTGCACTTTGACCCAAAAAATAATCTTCTCTGCCAG GTATTCGGGCATAAGGAAGTCATACTGTTTCATCCTCAGCAAACCTCCAATTTATATCCTTACAAAACTAAACTCCTGACTAATACAGCTCGTGTGGACCCTACAAAACCGGACTTTCAAAAGTGGCCCAAATTCGAGAAGGCTATCGGCATGACGTCTACTCTGGGCCCTGGTGAGATGTTGTTTATTCCACCAGGGTGGTGGCATCACGTCACTGCATTGTCCCAGAGTTTCTCCGTCAGTTTCTGGTGGGATTGA
- the LOC124310173 gene encoding bifunctional peptidase and arginyl-hydroxylase JMJD5 isoform X4 has protein sequence MDITWLCAKDFPLSEALLVDIESNSPLEIKVHLTLICRKLWASMNSTKIILTYKWLQDAIVTVEACLDRTWESLNSGCWKEVSIHYKYCYTFCTIIKSVLLLTQHKCKDAPTKSRIAQLKTFEDTILQIDKGILLGSPPLSDPELLTTVACKLTSLIHELKGKKCLKVENLMTFGCRALQRTELPGLSLVLHYHQPSMEAFYKDIFHPKIPAVLKGCMEHWKALELWRNPEYLLKIAGVRTVPIEIGSHYTAEDWTQRLLTFSEFIVSYMTSDTPPKLGYLAQHELFNQIPELMDDIAVPDYCNFTDSGVDAKSPDINAWLGPKGTISPLHFDPKNNLLCQLVWTLQNRTFKSGPNSRRLSA, from the exons ATGGATATTACTTGGCTGTGTGCAAAGGATTTCCCATTATCTGAGGCTCTTTTGGTTGATATTGAGAGCAACAGCCCACTTGAAATCAAGGTTCACTTAACACTGATCTGTAGAAAATTGTGGGCTTCTATGAATTCCACCAA GATTATCCTAACATACAAGTGGTTACAAGATGCGATAGTAACCGTGGAAGCTTGCCTCGATCGCACTTGGGAATCGCTAAACTCTGGTTGCTGGAAGGAAGTATCGATCCATTACAAATATTGTTACACGTTTTGTACCATTATAAAG TCGGTGTTATTGCTAACGCAACACAAGTGTAAGGATGCGCCGACAAAGTCAAGAATTGCACAGCTGAAAACATTTGAAGACACCATACTGCAAATTGATAAAGGTATACTACTAGGATCTCCGCCTTTATCTGATCCAGAGTTACTCACCACTGTTGCTTGCAAATTGACCTCACTTATCCATG AACTAAAGGGGAAAAAGTGTTTGAAGGTTGAAAATCTGATGACATTTGGCTGCCGTGCTCTTCAAAGGACTGAGCTTCCAGGGCTTTCTCTAGTTCTTCATTACCATCAGCCGTCCATGGAGGCATTTTATAAGgatatttttcatccgaaAATACCTGCTGTTTTGAaag GGTGCATGGAACATTGGAAAGCCCTGGAACTTTGGagaaatcctgaatatttaCTAAAAATTGCCGGAGTAAGAACTGTACCAATTGAAATCGGTTCTCATTACACTGCAGAAGATTGGACTCAGCGTCTGCTCACTTTCTCAGAATTTATTGTATCATATATGACATCCGATACACCGCCAAAGCTAGGATATCTAGCGCAGCACGAATTATTCAATCAA ATACCAGAGTTGATGGACGACATCGCTGTGCCGGATTATTGTAATTTCACTGATAGCGGGGTCGATGCTAAATCACCAGATATTAACGCATGGCTAGGGCCGAAAGGCACTATCTCGCCTTTGCACTTTGACCCAAAAAATAATCTTCTCTGCCAG CTCGTGTGGACCCTACAAAACCGGACTTTCAAAAGTGGCCCAAATTCGAGAAGGCTATCGGCATGA